The DNA window TTGTTATAGTTGGTCGGTGTGAGAACAAAGATGCTCGCTccaaagagagtggattgaaggtctcacatcaattgaaggtctcacatcaattggagaaggaaacgagtgccacCGAGGACACTGACCTCGAAAGGACACCAATTATGAGATcttaataaatacaatatgatttttttttgttaaattagattacctaaaacatattattataaatgatgtgATActatataaactttttaaatagaaCATActcctaaattaataaataataccacgtttaaattaaaatagaatttaccaattaaatttgttatcaaatatatatcttaaaatttgtttaatccaatttttttttttcaaatacatttaatttaaaattgttattacatctctatcttaaaatttatttaattgattttttttttcaaattatttacgGGGAGggacatttaattatttgatgaatttttttaaagagagagagaggtatattgatcaataatatataaaaaaaaattgactggtgaaaaaaatatgataatcaatttctaattaaatgttaattaattagatataattattgtattaATCTTCCTAGAAAGagtatatatatcttaatctTAATCTACATATTTCAATCTTAGTCTTGATCCGaaagaatatatatgtttcaattttgataGATATATTTCCACCTAAATAGATTAAGCTATCAAATGAAATCTAAATAGACCGAGtgaaaagaatatatatatatatatatatacatatatatttcaatttaaattaagtatttcaatctaaattaaaattaagattttatgaGCAGTGACCAAggccaaacaaaacaaaattaaataaactctCCAATTAAAGAAGCCAAAATTCATCCCAATTCAAATCGGTTGAAACAcgtccaaaaaaaatttacaaagaaTTGTTGGTCGAATTAAGGATAAACCGACgtccagaaaaaaaaagaaaaaaaaaagagaatgatTAGGGCTGGAAAATGTGTCGCtactcctcctccttctcctcctctgCTTTTGACATGACTGATAGACGGCTAGGCCTAGGTTGAAACGCTGATCGCCGCCGCACCTGATGCGAAGAAGGTCTAACCAAAGCCGCTAAAGCTGTTTTCACGAGATCAGTACCTTCCACGCCTCCAATTCTCACAATCGAATTCGCCATTGCCGATCTACGGAAATTCAACGATCCGTTCGAGAACTCGCTGCGATTCACGACATTAACAGAGTGCCTCGAATTCTTCTTGTGCAGCGAACACCTGAAAGAGCCTGGATGAGTAGACGGAGAACACATGCACCATTTCTTCTTATTCGACGACACCGCATTCGCATTTCTCTCGCGATTCTTCTGAACCGAAATCGAACGGCCGGGAGACGCCGGCCTTCCATCAATCTGAAATCTCACTGACGCCTCTGACGACGAACGCGGATACTTTCCGGACCTTGCCGCGGGCTTCGTAGACAACGGCCGAGACAAGAAAGCCGTAGTCGACGAAGCAAATGGCGACGGAGATGAAATTTGAGGAGATTTGGGTCCGATCAGCGAAGCCATGATGTTGCAGGCAGGGGAGTGAGGGAGAGAGGCGAAGGGTTTGGTATTTCTGGAAGCGCCAAAGTTTTcagatgaaaattaaattgagtcagagatgaaaattatttttctgttcaaGTCCAATCGTGTATCAGTATATATCTTAatcactttatttatttttttaattacgcTTTTGAAAATATCCGATCTCTCCTACATATAGGGGAGTAGTTAcgaattttgaagttttaaaatgaataaaatactcttttaaaataattttgtaagtatttttaaaatataggagactaatttaaataaatagttgaataaaataaaagttaaaaattagtttgtattatgaaatttaatttaagacgTAAAGTTAGCCGtggaatattatatatatatggttcgatttttttttattatttttaagaaatgattggtaatatattttatattattttaaaaaatgggtcagaaattattttctttattatttataataataaagatttaGTTGGTAGTTTAcatctatttttttctaaaattcgTGCTTTTCCATTCTTAACGGACTCTCTAATTCCTGTAAACTAAAAGTTTTCTGacacaatttaaattaataaaaaaattaaatgcagAAATATTGTATGGGTCAAATAAACTATCATATGGTTAATCAAACGAAATGGAGGGATGGAGGAACTTTAGTGGTTAATTACCCAAACACATACCTAGAGCACATATAATTTTCTCCCTAAAACTATTTTCAGCAATCATTCTTCATAGTGACAGTAGTGCTTGGTTACCCATTCACAAAACCCTTACTACACGAAAATTTGGTTACCCATTCACTCATCCCTTGCACATGAAAATCAACATCCACCCTTACGTCTTAAAATGAATATCAATGGTTGGTTACTCGATTTACAC is part of the Cucurbita pepo subsp. pepo cultivar mu-cu-16 chromosome LG03, ASM280686v2, whole genome shotgun sequence genome and encodes:
- the LOC111791584 gene encoding uncharacterized protein LOC111791584, giving the protein MASLIGPKSPQISSPSPFASSTTAFLSRPLSTKPAARSGKYPRSSSEASVRFQIDGRPASPGRSISVQKNRERNANAVSSNKKKWCMCSPSTHPGSFRCSLHKKNSRHSVNVVNRSEFSNGSLNFRRSAMANSIVRIGGVEGTDLVKTALAALVRPSSHQVRRRSAFQPRPSRLSVMSKAEEEKEEE